The window TTTATGAATATTTGTGTCCTTGTCAGGTACCAAGTCCCATTTATTCAGCAATATTACTATACCCTTATTATACTTTGCAGCATTACGTAAAATACGTTTATCCTGTTCTTCAAAACCCCGCATGGCATCAAGCATCAGCAACGCTACATCACACTCTTTAAGGGCACGGTCTGTCCGTACTGTGCTATAGAACTCTACATTCTCTTTTACTTTGGCCTTCTTGCGGAGCCCGGCTGTATCAATCAGAATGTATTCGTTTTCATTATAGATCAGTTTGCTGTTAATCGAATCGCGCGTAGTACCTGGAATATCTGTTACAATACAGCGTTCGTCATCTAAAAGAGCATTTATAAAACTACTTTTACCCACATTTGGTCGCCCTACAACGGTTAATTTTGGGATAGATGATTCGGGCTCATCTTTTTCTTCCGGAAGTAATTCGGTAAGCTTATCGAGCAGATCGCCTGTTCCACGCCCGCTTAATGCAGAAATAGGATGTAACTCTTCAAAACCCAATCCATAGAATTCGGTGGCATTGAGCTCACGTTCCTCATTATCGGCTTTGTTTGCAACCAGCAGTACAGGTTTTTCTTCCTGACGTAACATTTGGGCAACAGACTGATCCAAACTGGTAATACCAGCCTCGGTATCAACGACAAAAAGAATGACATCGGATTCTTCAATAGCAATATGAACCTGTTCCCGAATGCCCTGAATCATAATATCCGTTTCATCGGGTAAATATCCGCCGGTATCAATTACATTAAATTCACGCCCGTTCCAGAACGATTCACCATAATGTCGATCACGTGTTACACCGTATTGGTCGTCAACAATTGCTTTACGGCTGCCAATAAGCCGATTAAAAATAGTAGATTTGCCTACATTGGGCCGCCCTACGATAGAAACTACAGGGAGCATGTGGTATTTATTATTTATATTTTATTTTCAATGACAAGCCACAAAAATAACGAATTTAACGATCAAAGTAGAGTATAAACTCAATGCTTGAAACCTTTTATAATAACTTCGGCTTTTTAGGATCTATAACGGTAGCATTTTTAATTTTTATCGCTTTTATATTTTGGATGGCCGGTATAGCAGGCATTTCTCAGATGAAAAAATCAAAAAGTAAAACTCTCAAACTTATTTCTTCTATCCTGTTCCCTCCCTATCCTATTATATGGGTCTTTGTTGATATGTATCGGCAAAGCCAGCTAATGAAAGAGAAAGAAATTAAATAAGCAATGGCTTCAAAAGCTTCAGGAAAGCCTTTCTCACGACGAAGGCAAACCGATATTTTTTTGGGATCACTGAAGGGGGAAAAACGAACGATACCTATCGATTTCAACAAACTTCGGTTAGCCGCGAAAGAACATCTTTCCGATGAAGCCTATGCCTATATTGCCGGTTCGGCGGGGCGTGAATCAACAAAACGAGCAAATCGGGACGGTTTTAGCCAGTGGAAGATTGTGCCTCGGATGTTAAACGATGTATCACAATGTGATACCGAAATTACACTCTTTGGAAATCGCTACCCTGCCCCATTTCTACTTGCACCCATTGGAGTGTTAGATATGGCGCATCCCGGTGCCGACTTGGCTGTTGCGAAAGCGGCTGCTTCCGAAGATATTCCATTTATTTTTTCAAGCCAGGCTTCGGTTGATATGGAGACTTGTAGCTCCGCTATGGGTAATTCGCCGCGCTGGTTTCAATTATACTGGAGTACTTCGAACGAGCTGGTGGAAAGTTTTGTACGTCGCGCTGAATCCTGTGGATGCGAAGCGATCGTTTTAACGCTCGACACCACGATGCTGGGTTGGCGACCACGTGACCTGGATTTAGATTATCTTCCTTTTTTGCGCGGACGAGGAATTGCTCAGTACAGCAGCGATCCGGTGTTCCAAAGGTTGATGCAAACGGAACTCGGAGATGCAGACGAGCCACCTAAATTAACGTGGAGTTCAATAAAAGCACTGATTCAAATGGCTAAGAATTATCCCGGTGGCTTTTGGAATAATCTACTATCTAAAGACCCGCGCAGAGCGGTAAAAACATTTATTGAATGTTATTCGCGCCCCTCTTTAACGTGGGATGATCTTTCATTTCTGCGATCGCTCACTGATTTGCCCATTCTCTTAAAAGGCATTCTCAATCCTAATGATGCGAAAAAAGCCATCGAGCATGATATGGATGGCATCATTGTATCAAATCATGGGGGGCGCCAGGTTGATGGAGCTATTAGTGCCATTGAGGCACTGCCTAACATCATAAAAGAAGTTAATGGCGATATACCAGTACTAATGGATAGTGGTATTCGATCGGGCAGCGATATGTATAAAGCAATCGCTTTGGGAGCTGATGCCGTATTGTTAGGGCGACCATATACGTATGGCTTGGGTATTTCGGGTGAGCAAGGCGTTCGAGAAGTCTTGAAAAACTATCGTGCAGATTTCGAATTAACGATGGCCTTATCAGGATGTAGAACCGTTTCTGAAATCTCGGAAGAGCACTTGGAATCGGTATAACATCAAATAGAATTCGTCTTTTTATTTTTACCCTTACAAAGATATATTCCATGCTTTACTCAGGGTATTCAGAATTATCTCATAAAAGAAATATATGCTTAACGAACCGTCATTTGTACCACAGAAAGTTGGTTGGATTGAAGTTATTTGTGGGGGGATGTTTAGCGGAAAAACAGAAGAACTTATTCGCAGAGCTAAACGTGCTCATATTGCGGGACAGAAGGTTGTAGTAGTAAAACCAAAGGTTGATAATCGGTATGATGATGAGAACGTTGTTTCTCATAACCAAAATTCGCTACCTGGTTTGGTAGTAGATACGGCCGATCAAATTGTTTTGCTCACTGGCGAAGCCGAGGTCGTCTGTATCGATGAGGCCCAATTTTTCGACAAGCAGCTTATGAACGTAGCTAATACGTTGGCCAATGACGGGAAAAGAGTTATTGTAGCTGGGCTGGATATGGATTTTGAAGGTCGTCCATTTGAACCAATGCCCCAAATGCTTGCTATTGCAGAATATGTAACTAAATTACATGCCGTATGTGCCGAAAGTGGAACTATGGCACACTATTCTCAGCGTGTGGTAGAAAATAAAGAACGGGTTTTAGTAGGTGAAACAGATGCCTATGAACCTCGAGCACGGCATTGTTATCGCCCTCCTGTTGACAAACGACGAGGAAAACCTATTACGCCCATCAAGAAACAAGATAATATAAATGAAGAAAACGGATCATGATTGATATTCTGCGTGGTATGATCGGAATGGTGGCTATTATCGGTATTTCGATGCTATTCAGTACGAACAGAAAAGCTATTAATTGGCGATTGGTTGGCACTGGACTCGGTATTCAGTTTGTGTTGGCCATCTTTATTCTTAAAGGTCGCCAGATGGCAGAATATTGGTCTCCCTTGGGATGGCCGAAAGACTTTTTTAGCTGGGTATCTTCTTTTTTCGTTATTGTGTTGGATTTTACCACGGAGGGAGCAAAATTTATTTTTGGCGATCTGGCTAAAAGTCCGGGTATGGATGGCAGTATGGGTAACTTTTTTGCTTTCCAGGTTCTTCCAACGATTATTTTCTTTGCCTCGCTCACGGCCATTCTTTACCACTACGGTATTTTACAACGCATTGTAAAGTATATGGCAAAGGGCATGCAGAAAATTATGGGTACTTCCGGTGCCGAGTCATTATCGGTAATTTCAAATATTTTTGTCGGTCAAACCGAGGCCCCTCTTGTTATTGAGCCGTACATTGAAAAAATGACGCGCTCCGAACTTTTAGCAGTTATGACCGGTGGTATGGCCACAATCGCGGGTGGTGTTATGGCAGCCTATGTACAGATGTTAGGCAATTCGTATGCACAGGCCCATGATGTAGCCCTTGATGTGGGACGATTAATGTTTGCCGAGCAGTTGTTAGGTGCAAGTTTAATGGCGGCCCCGGCTGCACTTGTTATTGCCAAAATTATGTATCCCGAAGATGATGAGCCGGTAACGAAAGGAGAAGTCGATATGAAAATTGAACAGACGGATGCCAACGGTATTGATGCAGCGGCGACGGGAGCTGGGACAGGATTAAAATTAGCTGCTAATGTTGGAGCTATGCTATTGGCATTCATCGCGTTACTTGCAATGGGAAACTACTTTCTGGAAAGTATTGGCAGTTTTACGGGCATTAATTCGCTCATTACTGATGGTAAACTAACTATTGAAAGAGTACTGGGCTGGGTTATCGCTCCTATTGCCTTTATTGTAGGGGTTCCTTGGGCAGATGCTATTAATATGGGATCTTTGCTGGGGACGAAGGTGGTACTTAATGAGTTTGTGGCTTATTTGCAGTTGTCTGAGATGGTCAGTGCCTCCGCCATTAGCGAAAAAACGGTACGAATGGCAACGTTTGCCTTGTGCGGATTTGCAAACTTTTCTTCTATTGCGATCCAGATTGGAGGCATTGGTGGCTTGGCCCCAAGTCGTAAATCAGAATTAGCAGAATTTGGTCTTAAAGCGGTACTGGCCGGTACCCTTGCCAATTTAATGACTGCCACTATTGCTGGAATATTATTTTAAAAAGATATGTTTATCGATATTCGTCGAATACCAATTTTCCTATTTTTGTTCGCATTAGGTTATCTGTTAACCACTTGCGATCAGTCTATGCAGGGGAACACCGAAAACTCGCTTGCACGAGTGGGTAACGAATACCTAACCATTGATCAAGCGGTGGATGATATTCCTGATCATGTATTAGCGGAAGACAGTGTAAATGCCCTTATGCAGTATCGGGACAGCTGGGTTCGCCAACAATTATTGCTGCAGGAAGCGAAAAGGTTGGGATTGCATCAAAAGCAAGAAATACAGAAAAAAATAGAGCAAGCCCGAGACGAGGTTTTGCGTCAGGCCCTGAAAGATTATGTATTGACTAATGCAGAGAAAGAACTAACAGCTACCGATGAGCAGGCACGTTCGTATTATCAGAAAAATAAGGATCAGTTTGTACTTGAAGAAGATTTTGTTCAATATCGGCATATGAGAACGAAAACGCTGGCTGAAGCACGTAATGCACGTCAGGATTTGTTAGGAGGCGTTCCCTGGGCTGAGGTAGCCCAAGAGTATGCTATTGATCCCTCCAGGGCTCTTAGTGAAGCTGAGCAATATTGGCCGATATCAATGGCAGCACAAGGTATTGATATTATGAACAGATACCTCAATGTCATTGGGCAGAGCGAAATATCCCCCATTCAACGTGTTAATGGTGTTTACCATTTTGTTCAATTGATGGATACTAAAGCCGAAGGCAATCATCCCGATTTAAATTGGTTAACTGAACAGATAAAGGATTGGTTAACCTTAAACAACCGGCAGCGAAATTTAAGTTCGTTCATAAAGAATCTTTATCTTAAGGCAGAATCGAATAATGAAGTCGAGACTTTTAACGTTTTATCATCTAAATCTAATCAAAACACAACGGTTCAAGACACACTTGAAAATACCTTATCGAATGAATAAAGTTTATTTACTGCTCTTTTTTGTTGTTTCATTAACATTAACCCCCTTCTTGACACACGCACAAAATAAGTCTTCTGAAAAGAAACTTGACCAAATAGTTGCTGTTGTTAATGATCATATTGTTTTAAAATCTGATGTTGATCAGGAAGTTCAACAGTATCTGATGCAGCTCCAGCAGCAGCAAAACCAACGGGTTTCGTTTAGTGATGATATTTGGTACACCGTACTGGAAAATATCATCGATCGCTATGTGATGCTGGACCAGGCTAAACGCGATTCTATTGTTGTTAGTGATGAAATGGTTGATCAGCAAATTAATCAGAGAATTAATTCATTTATTGATCAAGTTGGAAGTGAGCAAGCACTTGAAGAACAAATGGGTCAAAGTATTGTGCAAATAAGGGCCGACCTGCGGGACAATTATCGTGAACAAATGGTGGTACAGCAATTCCAACAACAAAAGCGAAATAAGGTTTCTATTACCCGTCCAGAAGTAGAAGAGTACTTTAACAAGATTCCTCAGGATTCTTTACCCCAAATTCCTGAGCAGGTAGCAGTATCACAAATTGTAGCCGTCCCCCCACCCTTGCAAGATGCACGAACTCAGGCTCGTGAACTGGCGAAACAGCTTCGCGACTCGGTGTTAAATCACGATAAAACCATCGAGGAGATGGCACGAAAGTACAGTGACGGTCCATCTGCATCATCGGATGGAAAATTACCAATGATGTCGCTCGATGACTTTGTTGCTGAGTATTCTGCGGCAGCTTCTGCACTTGAGCCCGGGGAAATATCTCAGGTTGTTGAAACCAGTTTTGGATTTCATGTCATCCGTTTGAATAAACGCCAAGGTGACCAGATCGATACCAATCACATTCTTATCGAGGTTGGTGGTGAAAGCTATGACGACCAGGCAGCGATTGATAAGCTGGAACAGATCCGAGATTCTGTATTGACCAATGATGATATTACGTTTGCAGAGATGGCTCGCAAGCACTCTGAGGATCCCAATACAGCACCACAAGGTGGTCGCGTGTTGAATCCGCAAACCGGTGAACGATTAATTGCACTCGAACAGTTAGACCCTGCTTTATACCGCATTGTCTTATTACTTGCTGAGGTTGGTGATATTTCTGAGCCAAAATCGTTTACGATGGGCGAAGAAAATGAATCGCAACGAGCGTTTCGTATTGTTCGTCTTGACCGACGTATTGAGGAGCACCGAGCAAATCTAAAACAGGATTATAACCGTATTAAACAAGCCGCTTTGCAAGAAAAGCAAGTGGAGCATATGAGTAAACTACTCTCTAAATTGCGGAATAAAATGTATGTAGAATACAAAATATCTGTTCCTAATAATGTGAGTACTGATACTGAGCAGATGCTTCCTAATGAGTCGAATGCCAATAATACAGGAACTGAGGCCGAGGTAAACTAATAATATGAGTTCTATCCCCGAGGAGTCAGTTGAGGCAGTCGACTTTTTTCAAGATTCTTTTCAGCAGATACGAAAAGAGGTTGGGAAAGTCATTATTGGGCAGGAAGAAATTTTAGATCAGCTACTGCTGTGTCTTTTTTCTCGGGGGCATTGTTTACTTATTGGGGTGCCCGGGCTTGCAAAAACATTGCTGATCCAGACGGTATCACAAACACTGAATTTAGACTTCAGTCGGATCCAATTTACGCCCGACTTGATGCCTGGTGATATTACCGGAACCGAAGTGATTGAGGATAATCGTGAAACGGGCAAGAAGAGTTTTAAATTCGTCAAAGGCCCTATTTTTGCGAATATCATTTTGGCGGATGAGATTAACCGTACCCCTCCTAAAACGCAAGCGGCTTTATTAGAAGGAATGCAGGAATTTCATATTACTGCTGCGGGACATACTTATCCCCTTGAACTGCCGTTCTTTGTTTTGGCTACACAAAATCCTATTGAACAGGAAGGAACGTATCCCCTGCCCGAGGCACAGCTCGATCGTTTTATGTTTAACCTGTGGCTCGACTATCCATCGCTCCAGGAAGAGCAGGATATTGTAAGTCAGACAACATCGTTGGGGGAAGCTGAAATCAATCCCGTTTTAAATGCAGAGCAAATTATTGAGCTGCAAGACCTTGTCAGGGAAGTACCTGTGCCCGAAGGCGTTCTGCAGTCGGCTGTAGAACTGGTTACAAAAACACGTCCACAATCGGATATTGCCCCAGAGTTCATAAAAAAATACATGAGTTGGGGAGCTGGGCCAAGAGCATCGCAATATTTAATCTTGGGAAGCAAAGCACGGGCTCTTTCACGTGGACGTTATAATGTTTCGGAAGAAGATATTCGAGCTTTGGCCAAACCGGTACTTCGTCATCGCATTGTAAATAATTATGCGGCCGAAGCCGAGGGATTAACCGTAGACAAGCTGATTGGAATGTTGCTCGAGGAAATGTAAAGACAACCGCTGTGGACTTCATTTTTCAAGGATTTCAAGCCTCTCTGCCCCTTTGGGTATATATCCTGATTTTTATCAGTACTACAGTCTTATCGTGGTGGTCATATTCAACTATTCAGAGTGTTCCAAAAAAGTTTCGCTATACCCTGATTACGTTGCGTGCATTGGTTTTTGGAATTCTCTTGCTGGTACTGATTAATCCGTTCATAAAGACAGAAACATCCTACTTAGAACCAGCTAATATTTTAGTATTACTGGATAATTCAGCGAGCACTAATATTCAAAAAGCTGATTATCAAGGCCGTGACAGTTATAACGAAGTCCTAAACACATTACGTTTTCCAGAGTCTGATGCGGTTAATCTAAATCCTTTATCTTTTGGGAATCGCGTAAACCCCACTTCCTTTGATAGCTTAACATTTAATGACGACCAGACAGACCTTTCTGCCGCAGTAGAAGCCATCCAAGGTCAAGAAAATGATATTAATGCAGCTATTTTGGTTAGTGATGGTATTTATACAATGGGCAGAAATCCTATTTATGAGACATCTGACTTGGAGATACCTGTTTTTACGATCGGAGTGGGTGATACGACCATTCAGGAGGATGTGTTGGTTTCTTCAATATCAACAAACTCGAGTGGTTACCTGAATACTACACAATCTGTTACTGTAACAATTAATAGTCAGGGGTTTCAGGGAGCTTCAATACCGGTTGAGCTTAGAAAGGGGGACGAAATTTTATCAACGAAGACCGTTGTACCAGAAATAGAGAATAGTAGCTCAGAAATAAATTTTGAGCTTTTGCTTAATCAGGAAGGATTACAGCAGTACGAAATTCATATCCCTACCCTGGAAGGAGAATGGACTGCCGAAAATAATACGCAACGGTTTAGTATTGATGTCCAGGATACTAAGCAGCGTATTTTATCTTTGGCTCTCGAAGTTCATCCTGATGTTCGATTTGTACGATCACTATTGCTTTCGGATGAAAATACCAGCCTCACAAACCGAACATGGTTGCAAGGTAATCGTTTTATTGAAGGAGATTTTGATGTTGATCCCGATTCGCTTGACTTAGTAATTATTCATGGATATCCCCAAACAGGATTATCTGCCGATATAGAAACGAGGCTAAAGTTAATAATCGAAGAAGTGCCCTATATTGTGGCAGCTACTCCGCAATTTGGGGCCGGACGATTTGAAGAAGAGATTGCACAGCTGCCGGTTAATGCAGGTGATCTCAGGAATTATTCACCTGTAACGTTACATTTAAACATCGAGAATACTGACCATCCTATTCTTGAGTTAACCCCTGTAACTTTTAATCGGCTCCCGCCTTTGGCATTTCCAACTGATAATATAATGCCCGTAACGGGGACACAGGTATTATTTCAAAGTGTACATCAGGGAGAACCCACTGGGCAACCTGTAATTACGGTTCAAGAGCTTGGTAATAGACGTCAAGCGATGATAGCTGCTTTTAACTGGTATCGATATCAACAAAATCCGAATGCCGAGGTTCAGCAATTTGTACGACAGCTATGGCAAAATATAATTAGCTGGACTGCTACTGATCCTGATAATGAATTGCTCGATATGCAGCCACAGAAATCATCGTTTTCAGGATCTGAAAATGTGATGTTTAATGCCAGCTTGGTGAATGAGCGCGGTGAAAGTGAGCCGGATGCAAACATTATGGTTACCATTCAGTCGGACTCAATGGAGAGCCGTACCTATTCGATGGAGCATGTCAATAACGGAAATTATCGACTGAATCTTACGCCGTTGCCGGAAGGTTTGTATTCATTCGAGGGTTCGGCACAAAAGGGAGATCGGGTTTTAGATACCCAAAAAGGTAAGTTTTCAGTGAGTGCTTCGAATGCTGAGTTTATTAATACAACCAGGAATGATCAGCTGCTACGTCAGCTTGCCCAGCGTACCGATGGAGAATATATTCCTTTTGATTCACTGGCCAATTTTTGGGATCGTTTGAATGGCCGTGAACTGTTGAATTCACAGGAGAAAACAGAAACCGATTTCTTTTATTTACATCAACATTTGGGGTGGTTTCTTCTTATGATTCTCCTATTGTGTGCAGAATGGATTATCCGAAAGTATCTCTCCCTACCCTGATTTATAATACAGCTGATTCTCCAATTGATATTGTTCCCTTACCAGCATCTATTGAAGCTTGTAAACCAACGGGAAGAGTTGTCATGTTTTCGATATGCCCTATTAACGCTCCCGAAAATGCCGGGATACCAAGGGGCTTAATATGGTCATTTAGTACGTCATGTAATGATTGACTGTATGAATTTGAGGGATCACAGCTGTTACATTGTCCTAATACAAAGCCTGATATTTGGTCGAGTACGCCATTTAACTTAAGCTGTGTTAACATGCGATCAATGCGATATACGGCTTCACCCACATCTTCAATAAACAGGATATTGTCTTGCCATTGGGGCAAGTAATCTGATCCCATCATGGCTGATAGTACGGTTAAATTCCCGCCTAAAAGACGTCCCGAAACTTGGCCGGGGGTAATCACCGATAATGAATTGCAGTCGTCACACAACTTGCCTTCAGGTATTTCAGCTATATAATCGTTGGTTCCATGTAATACATCTCGGAAATGCTGGACAGTAAAATCTGTCCAATCCGATTTTCCTACGGGACCATGAAAAGTAATTAATCCGGTTTTAGCATAAATTGCCAGTAGCAATGTAGTAATGTCACTGAATCCCACAATTATTTTGGGATTATTTTGAATCAGATCAAAATCAATAAGTGGCAACAGGCGATTACAGCCCCAGCCGCCTCTAAAAGGCAAGATGGCACCTACTGAATCATCAGCAAACATGGCATGCAGGTCAGCGACTCGCTCTTTATCAGTTCCGGCCAGATAGCCGTTGGTGTTACGCGCATTGGGGCCTTCTTTAACGGTATAACCCAGTTTTTGTATTTGATCTACAATCTTATCGTACTGCTTGCGCTCAGGTAAGATAAACCCCGGACTTATGAGTCCAATCGTATCGCCTTTTTTTAGTGCTGTAGGCTTGATCGTTGGGTTTTTAGTGCCGTTAGAATGTATACTTGACCCAAATAGCGATCCTAATCCACCAGCAGATATCAGTCGTAGAAATCCTTTGCGATCCATCATTAATCAATAGAGTTATATAGGTTATTTGTTTCAATGATTTGTTCAACCTCTTTCGGAACCAGGTTGGAAATATCGTTGCCGGTTCGTACCAACTCTCTAACTTCGGTTGAAGAGACAGCTATGGGATGGTGATTGATGAAATAAGTATTTTTCAGGATAGAGTCATCCATGTTTTTTGTATTGGTTCCCGGCCGTTTGGCTACCAGAAGGTTACAGTGTGCAAGAATTTGTTGCCAATCTTTCCAGCTTTTAAAATCCTGAAAAGAGTCTCCTCCAATACAAAGAAAGAACTTGTGCTGCGGATAGGTTTCGTATAAGTATTTAAGGGTTTGAATAGTATATGAAGGTTGAGAGAGCTTATTCTCAAGGTCGCTAACGTTAACTCCTTCAATATCTCCAAATGCCGCTTGCAGCATTTTTAACCGATAACGATAGTCAGCAAGCGAAGTTTCTGTTTTATGAGGTGGGTCGGGGGTTAAAAGAACCCATAACTCATCAATATAATCAGATTCCAGAAATGATTTTGCAATAGAAATATGCCCCTTGTGTACAGGGTCAAAACTCCCCCCTAATATTCCTATGCTCTTCCCGGGGGGTGACATTAATTTGTATTTGTTGTTTGTGTATTCTGTTCAGCTTGCTGGACCTCCTCCTCCTCTTCTTCTTCAACAACAGGAATATCATCAGGGAGCTCAGCTATTGCTGATCGTGCTTCATCAACAAGCTCTTCAGCCTCTTCGCGATGTTCCCCATTTGGGAATAACTGAATAAACGTTTCGTAAGATTCTATTGCCTTTTGATAACGTTCTTTTTGCCGTGGAAGAATACTACGACTTGCATACGTATTATAGGTTTCTATTTCATCCACTAAAGCACGTTGCGCCCATTTGGTCTCGGGATATTTGTCAATCGTTAAATCGTAATAAATGATAGCTGCTTCATAGCGATCAGTCCGCATATACATATTTGCTGAATGATACAGCTTCTTAGCCAGCTTAGATCGCATTTCGGATATATATATTCCTACCTCATCAGCCCGTTCCGAGTTTGGGAAACGAGAAGTG of the Fodinibius sp. Rm-B-1B1-1 genome contains:
- a CDS encoding outer membrane protein assembly factor BamD; this translates as MYKISTLTHKFSCLLLLAFVFISCKNDALIQRGDSLEVAYDKAMAFYEKEDYTEAAEAFETVVQIARGTEYGQDAQFYLAESYYNDGRYLLAASEYERFISLFPREERRQEVQFKEAYCYYKLSPRYRLDQKYTRTAIEKFQLYTSRFPNSERADEVGIYISEMRSKLAKKLYHSANMYMRTDRYEAAIIYYDLTIDKYPETKWAQRALVDEIETYNTYASRSILPRQKERYQKAIESYETFIQLFPNGEHREEAEELVDEARSAIAELPDDIPVVEEEEEEEVQQAEQNTQTTNTN
- the nadD gene encoding nicotinate (nicotinamide) nucleotide adenylyltransferase, with protein sequence MSPPGKSIGILGGSFDPVHKGHISIAKSFLESDYIDELWVLLTPDPPHKTETSLADYRYRLKMLQAAFGDIEGVNVSDLENKLSQPSYTIQTLKYLYETYPQHKFFLCIGGDSFQDFKSWKDWQQILAHCNLLVAKRPGTNTKNMDDSILKNTYFINHHPIAVSSTEVRELVRTGNDISNLVPKEVEQIIETNNLYNSID